ATCAACCATTACTCGATGTGCAAAAGGGATAGTTGACCCACTTTCAATGATATCTTCTAATTCTTCAAGCAATTGCAATACATCCAAAGCCGTCCCTCCTCAACTTATTCTTTTTTAAATCCTCGAACGATTTCATGCTCAATAATTTCTGGTACTAACTCCTTAATACAACCACCTAACCGAGCAACTTCTTTCACAACACTTGAGCTTAAATATGAGTACTGACTTTGAGTCATTAAAAACATCGTTTCTATATTTTGATTTAGCTTTCGATTCATTAATGCCATTTGAAATTCATACTCAAAATCCGATACCGCTCTCAACCCTTTAATAATAACCTTTGCATTTTTCTCATTTGCAAAGTCCACTAAGAGACCCGAGTACGCCTCAACGGTAACATTAGTTAGATTTTGAGTAACTTTCTCTATTAGTTCTACTCTTTTACTTAAAGAAAACATAGGTTTTTTCGAATGATTCGACATAACCGTTACCACCACTTCATCATAAACAGATGCTGCTCTTAGAATAATATCCAAGTGACCATTTGTAATAGGATCAAAACTTCCCGGATAAATTGCTACGGTCATTTCATGCATCCCTCCTTCTTGAAATAAGAAATCATGCTATCACCATATTTTTTTTGTTTTGTTTGTATTAATGCTTCTATTTTTTTTGATAGAATTTCTGCCTTGCTGTGTTCAACAACGATTATGCCATCTTCACTTAATAACTCATATTTGCTTATTAATTCTAGTGTTGGGTTTACAAGTTGCTGCTGATAGGGTGGATCTAGAAAAATGATATCTGCTTGGATTTTATTTTGATATAATTGTCGAATCGCCAAGCTAACTTCTTGATGAAGTATGGTTGCAGAGGTTTCTAATCTGGCTTTTATTAAATTTTCTTTGATGCATTTTACGTGTCCTGATGACCATTCAACAAAGTACACATGAGCGGCGCCACGAGAAATACATTCGATTCCTAGCCCACCAGATCCAGCAAACAAGTCTATCACTATACTGGAAATTACTTTATGTTGGATAGTATTAAAAACTGATTCTTTCACCCTATCGGTAGTAGGTCTGACCAGATCTCCTTTCGGTGCTTTTATTTTATGTCCTTTAGCAACTCCTGAAATAATTCTCATGTAACATCTCCTGGAATTTTATCATATAAAATAATAAGGCTTTTTTCTTCTTACTCTATAGATATGATGTAATAATATAACGGCTGTCCGCCTTCATAAACTTCAACTTCAACATCTTTATACTTCAAAGTCATTTGCTTCTGTAGCTCTTTCGCTTCTTCTAATGTCGTATCTTCACCATAATAAATAGTCATTATTTCATCTTGCACCGTAATCATTTTCTCCACTAATTCTGCTGATACTTCATTAAGATTATTTCCTGCAGAACGAATCTCCTTGTCACTTAAGCCAATAATTTCATCTTTAGAAATTGTCATCCCATTAAAGCTAGTGTCTCGTACTGCATATGTAACCTGACCCGTCTTAACTTCACGAATGGCTTGATTCATTGCTAATTCATTCTCTGTCGGCTTAACATCCGGATTGAAGGCTAGTATTGCAGAAATACCTTGAGGAATGGTTTTGGTTGGTATAACGGTTATGCTTTTGTCTGATATCCCTTTTGCTTGATTAGCAGCCATAATGATATTACTGTTATTTGGCATAATAAAGATATGCTCTGCATCGATCTTTTCTATAGCGTTTAAAAAATCTTCTGTGCTTGGATTCATTGTTTGTCCACCTTCTATGATTACATCGACACAGAAATCTTCCATAATACTTTTTAGGCCTTGTCCCATTGCTACAGATATCATCCCATATGGTTTTGAAGAAACATTATCAGTGGTAACTTTTTCTTCCTTTGGTTTGAAATTTTTATGCTGATGCTGAAGTTTCATATTATCAATTTTAATGTCAGTTAAGTCACCTATCTTAAGGGCCTCTTCCAGCACTTTTCCAGGATGATTCGTATGAATATGTACTTTCATTAATTTTTCATTAGCAACAACTAACATCGAGTCACCATGATGTGTAATTTTGGATTTAAAAATTGCTACGTCAGCATCTTTAGCATTGATGATAAATTCTGTACAATAACCAAAATGAATTTCTCCCGGATCTACTTCATACAAATAAGGATAATTCTCTTGATTATCTTTATTCTTATCCAGTACGAAGTCTTTTTCACCAAAAATCCCTTTTAAAGCCCCTTCCATTATCGCTACTAAACCTTTTCCACCAGAGTCTACTACTCCGGCTTCTTTTAATACTCTCAACTGATCCGGTGTTCTTTCTAGTGATTCGTTTGCTTTTAGGATAACCAACCTTAAAAACCTTTCAATATCTTCTTCTTTCTCCGCTAGCATCATCGCAGCATCTGCACTTTCTCTGGCTACCGTTAATATTGTTCCTTCTGTAGGTTTCATCACTGCCTGATAAGCTGTATCTGAAGCATTCTTCATTGCCATAGCAATATCTTTAACTGTAATTTCTTTTTTTGTTTTTAAGCTCTTAGCAAAACCACGAAACAATTGAGAAAGAATAACCCCCGAATTCCCTCGAGCTCCCATTAATGATCCATTTGCGACCGCTTCTGCTAATTCATCTATGTTTTCGGTCTCACTCTTATTTAATTCCTTGATCGCAGCTTCAACTGTTAATGTCATATTTGTGCCCGTATCACCATCCGGAACAGGAAAAACATTTAGCGAATTAATTATTTCCTGCTGGTCTAGTAATGACTGTCTGGCTGAAATCATCATATTTCTATAG
This genomic interval from Tindallia magadiensis contains the following:
- the coaD gene encoding pantetheine-phosphate adenylyltransferase, which gives rise to MTVAIYPGSFDPITNGHLDIILRAASVYDEVVVTVMSNHSKKPMFSLSKRVELIEKVTQNLTNVTVEAYSGLLVDFANEKNAKVIIKGLRAVSDFEYEFQMALMNRKLNQNIETMFLMTQSQYSYLSSSVVKEVARLGGCIKELVPEIIEHEIVRGFKKE
- the rsmD gene encoding 16S rRNA (guanine(966)-N(2))-methyltransferase RsmD, with the translated sequence MRIISGVAKGHKIKAPKGDLVRPTTDRVKESVFNTIQHKVISSIVIDLFAGSGGLGIECISRGAAHVYFVEWSSGHVKCIKENLIKARLETSATILHQEVSLAIRQLYQNKIQADIIFLDPPYQQQLVNPTLELISKYELLSEDGIIVVEHSKAEILSKKIEALIQTKQKKYGDSMISYFKKEGCMK
- a CDS encoding DAK2 domain-containing protein — encoded protein: MNTQTINGKNYRNMMISARQSLLDQQEIINSLNVFPVPDGDTGTNMTLTVEAAIKELNKSETENIDELAEAVANGSLMGARGNSGVILSQLFRGFAKSLKTKKEITVKDIAMAMKNASDTAYQAVMKPTEGTILTVARESADAAMMLAEKEEDIERFLRLVILKANESLERTPDQLRVLKEAGVVDSGGKGLVAIMEGALKGIFGEKDFVLDKNKDNQENYPYLYEVDPGEIHFGYCTEFIINAKDADVAIFKSKITHHGDSMLVVANEKLMKVHIHTNHPGKVLEEALKIGDLTDIKIDNMKLQHQHKNFKPKEEKVTTDNVSSKPYGMISVAMGQGLKSIMEDFCVDVIIEGGQTMNPSTEDFLNAIEKIDAEHIFIMPNNSNIIMAANQAKGISDKSITVIPTKTIPQGISAILAFNPDVKPTENELAMNQAIREVKTGQVTYAVRDTSFNGMTISKDEIIGLSDKEIRSAGNNLNEVSAELVEKMITVQDEIMTIYYGEDTTLEEAKELQKQMTLKYKDVEVEVYEGGQPLYYYIISIE